One Globicephala melas chromosome 6, mGloMel1.2, whole genome shotgun sequence genomic window carries:
- the RAB14 gene encoding ras-related protein Rab-14 isoform X2, protein MRGRGCPHAAPAEAPVLPAQSRAPGRGVGKGVFGLVFPASSAGLGRLAPPAGPVSLPPLSAAADLPRRVCPRGPRRSAAHEPRTWRFPAHRPRPAPSTKGSSPQPRWPLGPSATSLSIATMATAPYNYSYIFKYIIIGDMGVGKSCLLHQFTEKKFMADCPHTIGVEFGTRIIEVSGQKIKLQIWDTAGQERFRAVTRSYYRGAAGALMVYDITRRSTYNHLSSWLTDARNLTNPNTVIILIGNKADLEAQRDVTYEEAKQFAEENGLLFLEASAKTGENVEDAFLEAAKKIYQNIQDGSLDLNAAESGVQHKPSAPQGGRLTSEPQPQREGCGC, encoded by the exons ATGCGGGGGCGAGGGTGTCCCCACGCGGCGCCCGCCGAAGCTCCGGTCCTCCCCGCCCAGTCGAGGGCTCCGGGGCGCGGCGTGGGCAAGGGTGTGTTCGGCCTCGTCTTCCCCGCCTCCTCAGCCGGCCTGGGCCGACTCGCACCTCCCGCGGGCCCCGTCTCCTTGCCGCCACTCTCGGCGGCCGCCGACCTCCCCCGCCGGGTTTGTCCACGCGGGCCGCGCCGCTCTGCAGCTCACGAGCCCCGGACGTGGCGTTTCCCGGCCCATAGGCCGCGTCCGGCCCCGAGCACAAAAGGCAGCAGCCCGCAGCCCCGCTGGCCTCTTGGACCGTCTGCGACGTCCTTGTCGAT tgcCACAATGGCAACTGCACCATACAACTACTCTtacatctttaaatatattattattg gggaCATGGGAGTAGGAAAATCTTGCTTGCTTCatcaatttacagaaaaaaagt TTATGGCTGACTGTCCTCATACaattggtgttgaatttggtACAAGAATAATTGAAGTTAGTGGCCAAAAAATCAAACTGCAGATTTGGGATACAGCAGGACAGGAGAGGTTTAGGGCTGTCACACGAAGCTACTACAGAGGAGCTGCGGGAGCACTTATGGTGTATGATATCACTAG AAGAAGTACATATAATCACTTAAGCAGCTGGTTGACAGATGCAAGGAATCTCACCAATCCAAATACT GTAATAATTCTCATAGGAAATAAAGCAGAtttggaggcacagagagatgttACATATGAAGAAGCCAAACAGTTTGCTGAAGAAAATG gctTATTGTTCCTTGAAGCAAGTGCAAAAAC GGGAGAGAACGTAGAAGATGCTTTCCTTGAGGCTGCCAAGAAAATCTATCAGAACATTCAGGATGGAAGCTTGGATCTGAATGCTGCCGAGTCTGGTGTACAACACAAACCTTCAGCCCCACAGGGAGGCCGGCTAACCAGTGAACCCCAACCCCAGAGAGAAGGCTGTGGCTGCTAG
- the RAB14 gene encoding ras-related protein Rab-14 isoform X1, with translation MATAPYNYSYIFKYIIIGDMGVGKSCLLHQFTEKKFMADCPHTIGVEFGTRIIEVSGQKIKLQIWDTAGQERFRAVTRSYYRGAAGALMVYDITRRSTYNHLSSWLTDARNLTNPNTVIILIGNKADLEAQRDVTYEEAKQFAEENGLLFLEASAKTGENVEDAFLEAAKKIYQNIQDGSLDLNAAESGVQHKPSAPQGGRLTSEPQPQREGCGC, from the exons ATGGCAACTGCACCATACAACTACTCTtacatctttaaatatattattattg gggaCATGGGAGTAGGAAAATCTTGCTTGCTTCatcaatttacagaaaaaaagt TTATGGCTGACTGTCCTCATACaattggtgttgaatttggtACAAGAATAATTGAAGTTAGTGGCCAAAAAATCAAACTGCAGATTTGGGATACAGCAGGACAGGAGAGGTTTAGGGCTGTCACACGAAGCTACTACAGAGGAGCTGCGGGAGCACTTATGGTGTATGATATCACTAG AAGAAGTACATATAATCACTTAAGCAGCTGGTTGACAGATGCAAGGAATCTCACCAATCCAAATACT GTAATAATTCTCATAGGAAATAAAGCAGAtttggaggcacagagagatgttACATATGAAGAAGCCAAACAGTTTGCTGAAGAAAATG gctTATTGTTCCTTGAAGCAAGTGCAAAAAC GGGAGAGAACGTAGAAGATGCTTTCCTTGAGGCTGCCAAGAAAATCTATCAGAACATTCAGGATGGAAGCTTGGATCTGAATGCTGCCGAGTCTGGTGTACAACACAAACCTTCAGCCCCACAGGGAGGCCGGCTAACCAGTGAACCCCAACCCCAGAGAGAAGGCTGTGGCTGCTAG